The segment ATACCAAAGTCATATTCTTTTGATAATTTTTCTATAGGAACATTATATTTTTTTAAAATATTTACAGAAGCTTCATGAAAATAATAAGTTCCATCTTCCCATACTTTTTCAAAATATTTTTTATAATCATTTATTATCATTATTAATCTAATTACTCCCAAAAAATTTGCATCAGATAATTCTTTTAATTCAGTTTTTATATTATCATGAATTTTTTCTGATAAAATTGAATCTAACTCTACTAAATTATTAATCCCAAATTTCTTTAACTCTTCTATGATGTTACTTAAATCTGAATCTTTTCCAAAAGAAAACTGCAAAATATTATTTTTTATTTCGTCATCAAACTCCTCTAATAAATAATTTTTTAATGAGTCATTATTAATTTTAAGATCCCTTTTACCATTTTTAGTTAACTTTTTTACTTTTTCTTTATAATCATCTACTTCTTTAGCCAAAGAATTAAACTCTCTATCCGCCATTTCTAACATACCCGCTAATGAATAAAACCGTCTTTGTAAATGTTGAGGTAAATTTTCTTTAAACTTATAATTTTTATCATGTTCAATCTCTGCCCAAGCATGTTGAAGAATACTTTTAACCTGAATTTCAAAATAAAGTCCTTTAAATTTTTCAAATTCAGATAAATTAGTTCGTTCATTTGTCAATGTTGCTATATAATGTACAGATTTATATCCCATCTTATCTGCTTCAAGTAAATCTGATTTATCCTCACTATTACTGTAATCAATTTTAAATAACTCTTTTACAATATCACAAATTTTATAAACGTCTTTCTCAAAATAGGCTATTATACGAATTCCTGTTAAATCAGTAATTTCATTTATTGGGTCATCATATTTATCTTTCTCAGCCTTTTCTTTAAAACTATCTATTTCCTTTGCTCTACTTTCCAAACTATGATAAAAAATATCTTTATTACTCAAAGCATCTTTAATTATTAATTCTGCTTTTACTGCTAAATCTTTATAGACACCTCTATTTTCTTTATACCATTTAATTGCTTTTTCAACCTTTTTATCTTTCGGCATATAAATCCCCCATTTTGTTATTTTCAATGGTTCATAACGTCCACGAGGTTCACGACGTCCCCTTTAATGCTCCTAACTTACTTCAAAATATCTGAAGCTGAAATAAGCCCCCCCTTATGCTTATACTCCTTAGCTGAAATGTATCTAACCTTCAACAACTAAATCATTTATTACCCCTACCTTTATAAAACCTACTTTTTCATAAAAATCTTATGCTTTTTTATTTTCTACTAAACAAATCAAAAATAAATTTGAAAAAAAATTTCCTACTTTCTTTTTCTAAAAGATAAATTTTATCACTTTTGCCCCCTTTTAAAAATATTAATTATAAAATAATTCTAATAATATTTATATAAATAAAAGTATATACTATTCTATCTTAAAATTCTTACTTAAAATATTTATTGCTTCATCAAAATTTTCTTGTTTTACTAAAACATAATCCGTATTATAAGTCGATATAGCAAAAATACTGATTGAATTATTAGCAAGGGGTTTAGCAATAGAAAACAATATACCTGTAAGACTAAAATCTAATTCTCCTTTAACTTTTAATGCTCTCCATCCAAATTCTGCTTGTACCTCTTTAGGAATAACTCTTTCTGGACAAACTATTGAAAGTTCCTCATCCGTACGAGTTATCGAAACAAAATCATTAATTCCATTTATCCAATCCGGAACTTTAGCCTCAGCTGATAACTTACAAATTCCCAAAGAAATATCTAAAGATAGTAATGTAAGTTTCTTATTCCTCATATCTTCTCCTCCTCTTTTATGTCAATAAAAATAGCACCTTACATAAGGGAATGGCGTATAACTTGATTCTTCATGACACTATATTCATATACAGTGTCGCAAACACTCATTATCTATAAATCTACTTTAAGCTTGTCCTATTACACTATTACTACAAAAGGAACTATTTTCCTCTAAGAGATATTCTATTATCTGGTTTAGTCAAAACTATTGGGTTTTAATCTCAAAATTTGAAATTTGAAGTAATCAAGTACACCTGATAAAATGAAAGTAGGTAGTATTTTAATTAGAGAGGAGAAAAAAATGAAAATTCTAATTCCCTTCTACTCAATGTACGGACATACTTATCAGATGGCAGAGGCAGTAGCTCAAGGCGCAGAAGAAATCGACGAAGCAGAAGTTAATTTACGACGTATCCCAGAAACTATTTCCGAAGATGTACTAGCTGAATCTGGAGCATTAGAAGCCCAAGAAGAATTCTC is part of the Sporohalobacter salinus genome and harbors:
- a CDS encoding GTP pyrophosphokinase, with the translated sequence MPKDKKVEKAIKWYKENRGVYKDLAVKAELIIKDALSNKDIFYHSLESRAKEIDSFKEKAEKDKYDDPINEITDLTGIRIIAYFEKDVYKICDIVKELFKIDYSNSEDKSDLLEADKMGYKSVHYIATLTNERTNLSEFEKFKGLYFEIQVKSILQHAWAEIEHDKNYKFKENLPQHLQRRFYSLAGMLEMADREFNSLAKEVDDYKEKVKKLTKNGKRDLKINNDSLKNYLLEEFDDEIKNNILQFSFGKDSDLSNIIEELKKFGINNLVELDSILSEKIHDNIKTELKELSDANFLGVIRLIMIINDYKKYFEKVWEDGTYYFHEASVNILKKYNVPIEKLSKEYDFGIE
- a CDS encoding ACT domain-containing protein, whose product is MRNKKLTLLSLDISLGICKLSAEAKVPDWINGINDFVSITRTDEELSIVCPERVIPKEVQAEFGWRALKVKGELDFSLTGILFSIAKPLANNSISIFAISTYNTDYVLVKQENFDEAINILSKNFKIE